Sequence from the Pseudomonadota bacterium genome:
GCCACGCGCAGGTGAGCATCGAAACGCAGCGCGCCCTTGATCTCACGGTCGGCGGCAACAAAATCAGGGCGAGAGAACGCCAGTTGTTGTTTTCTGGGAGTCAAGCGAAAGGGAAACCGCATGAAAGCGCTCGACGTACGCAAGGCGCTGCTCGAAGCGCTCCAGGCCGACCTGGTCGGCCCCTTCCTACCCGAAGGCCACCCCGCGCGTGACGAGGAGATCCTCCCGCTGCCCCCGTCGCGCTGGTACCTCACGGGCTTCCTCGCGCCCCAGGGCGGGCGCGCGCCCGATGTGGACGACGAGGACTCGCGCGAAGGCGGCCTGACCGAGGACCGCGACAGCCAGGCCGAAGACGCCGGAACCGACGAGCCGGAGTCGAAGCGGCCTGTTCGCTTCCCTGCTTCCATGGGGCTCAGCGTCTTTCTCCCTCCGGGCGATAGCGATCACCTCGAAGTGGATGTCCGCTTCGCGGACTACGACAAGGTCGAGGTCGCGGAGGACCACGAGGACAGGAAGTCCTGGGGTTGGAAGCGGGTGCCGCACGAAGAACGGGGCATCCGGATCCCGCTCGATAGGAAGGTCCTCGAGGGCCGGGAAGGCGTCCCGGTGCCCAACACCACGGGCCTGCGATTCCGCGGCGAGCTTCGAACCACCGAAATGGAGGGCCTCCCCGAAGGCGCGCGGGTCCTGAGCCTCTTTCTCGTCAACGAGCGAACGCCCGAGACCCGGGACCGCGACCGGCAGCTCGTGTTCCAGGTGAGCTTTTCGCTCCGCTACGAGCGCGGCTTCCTCTCCCGCCCGAACCGCCGCGGTGAGGACGCGGACGACGAGGATCAGCGGGTGCTCGCCCTGAACTTCCGCGACAAGATCGACTGGGCTGTCGGGCACAACACCAGCGTGCAGCTTCCGGAGGCCGCGTCGAACAAGGTCACCACGCTCCACACGACGCAGCTGCCGCGCTACGAGGTTCGCCGGGTCGATCACGTGAAGTTCGAGGACGTCACCACCGGCATGGCCGACCTGGCCAAGATGGATGGTCCAGCGCTCTCACGCGGCCTCGCGCCGCTGGTCGAGGCCTACAAGAACTGGATCGACAAGCAACGCTACACCTCGCTCGATCGCCCGAGCCTCGAAGAGACGCGTGATGCGTTGATGAGCAAGGCCGACGAGGCTCTGCGGCGCATCGAAGAGGGCATCGCGCTCTTGGCCAAACCCGGCGAGATCCAGGAGTCCTTCAAGCTCGCCAACCAGGCGATGCACGTGGCAGCGCTCCAGGCCGACGGAACCCGGGAGGACCGTCGCTACAAGAACGGCCGCCGCCCCTCCTGGCGGCCCTTCCAGCTGGCCTTCGTGCTGATGAACCTGGCTTCGGTCGCCGACCCGGCGCACCGCGGCCGCAAGACCGCCGATCTCATCTATTTCCCCACCGGCGGCGGCAAGACCGAAGCCTACCTGGGGCTCATCGCGTTCACGCTCATCCTCCGCCGCCTGCGCGGCAAGTCGCGCCCTGACGAGGGCCGGGGCGTGGCGGTCATCCTCCGCTACACCTTGCGCCTCTTGACCCTCGACCAGCTCGGCCGCGCGTCGACGCTGATCTGCGCCCTCGAAGAGATGCGGCGGCGCGACCCCAAGCGGCTCGGCAATAGCCGCTTCACGGTGGGCCTGTGGGTGGGCCGCGGTGCCAGCGCCAATCGCTTGAAGGACGTGCACCGGGAGCTTCATGACTTCACCCCCGGGCGGCAGGACTCGCCGTTCCCGCTCAGCACCTGTCCGTGGTGCGGCGAGGACATCAAGATCCACAACATCAAGCTCGTCGATGCCGAGGGCAAACCGAGCAAGACCCGTTACACCCGCGCCGTCGTCCACTGCGAAGGCTCGGGGTGCCTCTTCACCGAGGGCAGGCGGCCGCGGCAGGGCCTCCCTGTCCTGTTCGTCGATGAACAGATCTACCAGGAGCTTCCCGACTTCGTCGTCGCAACGGTCGACAAATACGCGATGGTTCCGTGGCGTGGCGAGTCCGGAATGCTCTTCGGCCGCGCTACCCACCTGGACGCGCAACGCGCCTACGGCGTCATGCACAAGGCGCCCAAAGGCGCGACGCCGCTTCCCGACGGACTGCTCCCTCCCGAGCTGGTGGTCCAAGACGAGCTTCACCTCATCAGTGGGCCGCTCGGCACCATGGTCGGCCTCTACGAAGCCGCCATCGACTACCTCTGCGAGCGTGACCTCGATGGAGGGCGCTACGGGCCGAAGGTGGTCTGTTCGACCGCCACGGTTCGCCGCGCCCGCGAGCAGATCCGGGCGCTCTTCGGTCGCGAGACCGCGATCTTCCCGCCGCGGGGCATCAACGAGGGCGACAACTTCTTCTCCGCCATCGACAAGGACAGCCCTGGGCGTCTCTACCTGGGCGTCGGTGCACCGGGCCGCGCGCTGAGAGCAGTATCGGTCCGAACCTACGCAACCCTCCTCGCCGCTGCCCAGAAGCACTTCGACGCGAAGGGAGCCCTCGAGCAACCCGCCGACCCGTACATGACGCTGGTGGGCTACTTCAACAGCCTCCGAGAGCTGGGTGGCATGCGGCGGCTCGTGGAGGACGAGGTGCGAAACCGCGTTGCCGGCTTCGACCAGGGCAAGCGGCCGCAGAACTTCGTCGGGCCCCACCCTTGGGCCGCCGACCGAAAGCTGAAGATGCCGGCCGAGCTCACGTCCCGGGAGAGCACCGACCGCGTAAAGGAGACCAAGCGCCGCCTCGCGGCCCGGGCGGCCAGCGATTCGGATCCGCTCGACGTGGTCCTGGCCTCGAACATGATCTCGGTCGGCCTCGACGTCGATCGTCTAGGGTTGATGGTCGTCACCGGTCAGCCGAAGACCACCAGCGAGTACATCCAGTCCACGAGCCGCGTAGGAAGAAACTACCCGGGCCTGGTCGTCACGTGCCTCAACGTGTTTCGACCGCGCGACCGATCCCACTACGAACGCTTCGTCGCTTACCACGAGAGTTTCTACCGGGACGTGGAAGCAACCACGGTCACGCCCTTCAGCGGGCAAACCCTCGATCGCGGGCTCGTCGGAACGATGCTCACGATGATCCGACACGGCATCGAGAAGCTCGAGCCGCCCCTCGGGGTCATGAAGATCCACGAGCACCGCCCGAAGGCCGAGGCGCTCCTCGAGTGGCTCGTTCGGCGGGCCCGACACCACCGCGGCTGGCACGACGACGTGGCCGAAGCACGCATCGCCGATCTGGTCCGAAGACGCGGCCGGGACTTCCTCGATTCCTGGGAGCGCGTCGTGGACAAGGCCGTCGAAGGAGCCGCGGATCGCATCTACAGCGGCCTCGATCGGGTGAAGGACGAGGGCAAGGCGCTCATGTACACCGCCAACGACGAACCGCCTCCGGATCACGACGCCCGTCAGTTCGAGGCACCCACCAGCATGCGCGACGTGGAGCCCAACGTTCACGTCTGGCTTCGATTCAAGCAACTGGATGAGAGGGCGTGATGGTCAAGCCAGGATCCAATCGCCCTGGGAGGGGCCGCGACCAGAAACGAAAAGCTCGCCCGGAGGGGCAGCTCCGGCAAAGCCAGCTCATCACGACCTTCGGCCCCGGCGCCATGGTGGACCTCGTCGATCGCGCGGTGGTCATTGGTGGCCTCGAGCACTGGGGCTATGGCCGCGATAGCGAGGGCGAGCCGCTCGACGACCCGCGTCTCCGGCGCTCCCTCATCCCGCGCCTGAAGGCGCTCGATCCCGACCTGGACCTAGCCAGCTCCAACTACTTCCGCAAGCCGCCCGAAGGTGACCTCCGCGATCCCTATCCGAACATCGGTGTTCGCG
This genomic interval carries:
- the drmA gene encoding DISARM system helicase DrmA, with amino-acid sequence MKALDVRKALLEALQADLVGPFLPEGHPARDEEILPLPPSRWYLTGFLAPQGGRAPDVDDEDSREGGLTEDRDSQAEDAGTDEPESKRPVRFPASMGLSVFLPPGDSDHLEVDVRFADYDKVEVAEDHEDRKSWGWKRVPHEERGIRIPLDRKVLEGREGVPVPNTTGLRFRGELRTTEMEGLPEGARVLSLFLVNERTPETRDRDRQLVFQVSFSLRYERGFLSRPNRRGEDADDEDQRVLALNFRDKIDWAVGHNTSVQLPEAASNKVTTLHTTQLPRYEVRRVDHVKFEDVTTGMADLAKMDGPALSRGLAPLVEAYKNWIDKQRYTSLDRPSLEETRDALMSKADEALRRIEEGIALLAKPGEIQESFKLANQAMHVAALQADGTREDRRYKNGRRPSWRPFQLAFVLMNLASVADPAHRGRKTADLIYFPTGGGKTEAYLGLIAFTLILRRLRGKSRPDEGRGVAVILRYTLRLLTLDQLGRASTLICALEEMRRRDPKRLGNSRFTVGLWVGRGASANRLKDVHRELHDFTPGRQDSPFPLSTCPWCGEDIKIHNIKLVDAEGKPSKTRYTRAVVHCEGSGCLFTEGRRPRQGLPVLFVDEQIYQELPDFVVATVDKYAMVPWRGESGMLFGRATHLDAQRAYGVMHKAPKGATPLPDGLLPPELVVQDELHLISGPLGTMVGLYEAAIDYLCERDLDGGRYGPKVVCSTATVRRAREQIRALFGRETAIFPPRGINEGDNFFSAIDKDSPGRLYLGVGAPGRALRAVSVRTYATLLAAAQKHFDAKGALEQPADPYMTLVGYFNSLRELGGMRRLVEDEVRNRVAGFDQGKRPQNFVGPHPWAADRKLKMPAELTSRESTDRVKETKRRLAARAASDSDPLDVVLASNMISVGLDVDRLGLMVVTGQPKTTSEYIQSTSRVGRNYPGLVVTCLNVFRPRDRSHYERFVAYHESFYRDVEATTVTPFSGQTLDRGLVGTMLTMIRHGIEKLEPPLGVMKIHEHRPKAEALLEWLVRRARHHRGWHDDVAEARIADLVRRRGRDFLDSWERVVDKAVEGAADRIYSGLDRVKDEGKALMYTANDEPPPDHDARQFEAPTSMRDVEPNVHVWLRFKQLDERA